AAAGCCCCTGAGAATACACTGGCTGCCGTCCGGATGGCGCTGGCTCTGCCGTATGTACGCTGGATGGAGATTGATGTGCAGCTGACGAAGGATGGGGTGCCGGTCGTCATCCATGACTTCACGCTCGACCGCACCACGAACGGACACGGCAAGGTGAAGGATATGGATTATGAACACATGCGGCGGCTGGATGCGGGGAGCTGGAAGGGGCGTGCTTTTCGCGGAGAGCGGGTGCCTTCCTTAGAGGAGATTCTCGCCCTGGCCTCGGGGCGGCTGCGGCTGAACATTGAACTGAAGACACGGGGGGAGATGTATCCCGGTCTGGAGCAGGCGGTGATTGATCTGGTGAACGCAAGGGGCATGCGTGAGGATGTGGTGCTTACTTCGTTCGACCCCGGGGTTCTGCAGCGGATCAAGGAACTGGACCCCAGGTTTCGTACAGGCCTGATCTACGATTCCAGGTCTGGTGATCCCGCCGGGAAGCTGCATGAGCTGGGCTGCTCCCTGTTATCGATCAGCTCAGGCCGGCTCAGTCCGGTGCTGGCGAAGACGCTGGCGGAGCAGGGTGTGAAGATTATGGCCTGGACCGTGAACAAAGGCAAGGAGATGCGCCGCCTGTCCGCCATGCATTCCGATATTATGATCTGCACGAACCGGCCGGATATCTGGGGCGATATCTTTTTGAAGGCCTGAGCGAATTATAATTGTGCTTGTTCCCCTACAAATTCATGAATGAAAGAGAGCTGAAGATCAATGAGTGGCACTGTCAGAAATGTATACTGTGTGGGACGTAATTACCGATTACATGCAGAAGAGCTGGGCAATCAGGTCCCGGCGGAGCCGCTGATCTTCCTGAAGCCGTCCCATGCGGCAGTAGCACTGGATAAGGCGATTATCCAACTGCCCAAGGATGCCGGCCTGATCCATTATGAAGGGGAGCTGGTGCTGCGCATTGCGCGTGACTATGTGCCGGGAATGAGTGTGCAGGAGCTGGTGGACGTCATGGCGCTGGGCCTCGACTTCACGCTCCGTGATGTGCATAATGACCTGCAGCGCAAAGGCCTGCCCTGGACGCCCGCGAAGGGCTTCAAGAATGCGGCTCCGCTCACGCCATATATCGCTCTGCCTGAGCAGGAGGAGCTGGAGGCCACCGATTTCACCGTCCTTAAGAACGGGGTGGAGGTTCAGCGGGGGAACGTGAAGAACATGATTTTCTCATTGCAAAAAATCGTCGACTTCATCGCCGCCCGCTACGGGCTCGGCAAGGACGATATTATCTTCACCGGAACGCCCGCCGGCGTAGGTCCAGTGGTTACCGGCGATTCGTTCGAGCTGTTCTGGGGCGGGAAGCTGCTGGGCACCTGCCTGATCGGTTAGGGCGATGCGCTCTGGACTTGAAGTGCTGCAATGGCTGATCGGGGGCTGCGGGGCGCTGCTGGTCGCCGGGGCCGCGTACTGGAAGCAGTCACTCAGCTTCTCCGGAATGCTGGCCGCTGTTCTGATGGGGACAATCTACTTTGGTGCGGGCAATCTGTTCTGGTTCGGCATCCTGCTGGTGTTCTTCATCTCTTCCTCCTTATTGTCGAAGCTGCACCATGAGAATAAGGCGGAGCTGGAGGCTACCTATGACAAAACCGGACGCCGGGACGCCGGCCAGGTCTTCGCCAATGGCGGGCTGGGGATGCTGCTGGTCCTGCTGAACACGATATATCCGCTGGAAATGTGGGGTTTCCTGTTCATCGGTGTGATGGCGACTGTGACCTCAGATACGTGGGCGACAGAGATCGGAACACTGGCCAAGCGGCCGCCGCGCTCGGTGCTGAACGGGAAGGTGCTGCAGGCGGGCACCTCCGGCGGTGTATCCCTGCCGGGTACACTTGCAGCAGCGGCAGGAGGGGCGCTGATCGGCGCTTCCTCCTGGGCGCTGCGGCTGGCCTCCGGCATGACGCCCCATCCGCTGCTGCTGCTTGTTCTTGCCGGACTGCTGGGCGGGCTTGCGGGAGCTTTTGCCGACTCGGTTCTGGGTGCCACGGTACAGCGGATGAACCGCTGCACAGTCTGCGGCCGCGAGGTCGAAGCCTCGTCCCATTGCGGGAAGCAGACGGTATTCGCCAGAGGCTGGCGCTGGATGGACAATGATGCGGTGAATGCGGTAAGTTCTGTAATAGGCGGCGGTGTGGCGCTGCTGGTGAGTTACATAGGATAAAGGCAGCGCGGATTACTCCCGCCTGCGTTATAATATGGAGTACATTGTTCATTCTATTTTGCGGGGAGGTGAACCGTTGAGCAGCGCATCTATAGACAAACATGAAGCGATTCTGGATGCCGCTTATGAGCTTTTCGGTTCGAGCGGTTTCTATGAAACGAAGATGTCGGAAGTAGCAGAGGGTGCCGGAATTGCCAAGGGAACGGTGTATTTGTATTTCAAAAGCAAGGAAGAGCTGTTCATGGCCGTCACCCGCCGGGATTGTGAAGGGTTCCTGGAGCAGCTTGAACAGAAGCTGGCCACCTGCTCCACATTGACAGAGAAGCTCTCCGTCATTGCCCGGCATCATCTGTTCTATTATTACGAACGCAAGCAGCATACGAAGCTGTTCTTCCGCGCACCCAACAATAATCCTGAGCTGGTAGCCTATATGGCCGAGTTCATGGAAGCCTACATGCAGGCAGTGGTGAAGGTGCTGCTGGAGGGGGGAGCCACCGAGCCGGAGCTGATGGCGCAGTCCTACATCGGGATTCTGGACCGTCTGAAGATGGATATCCTGTTCAATCCCGGGTTTGCGGAGGCGGATGCGGATAAGCGGGCGAAGTTCGCGGCGGGGCTCTTCATGACCGGGGCACTGGGCAGTCTCCATGCTGCGCCGGAAGAGCTTCCGCCCTTTAAAATATAAGGCAAGCGAGGACAACTGATGAATATTATGACGGTGGAACATCTCTCCAAAAGCTACGGGGAGAAGACCCTGTTCCGCGATGCCTCCTTCGGCATGGATGACAGGGATAAGATTGGAGTAATCGGGGTCAACGGCACAGGGAAATCAACCTTTCTGAAAATCATTGCCGGGCTGGAGACTGCGGATGAAGGACAGATTGCCATCGGCAACGATGTGCGCGTGCAGTATCTGGCCCAGAACCCGCCTTATGAGCCTGACAATACCGTATTGCAGCAGGTATTCGCCGGAGACGACCCGGGGCTTGCCGCGATGCGGGAGTATATGGAGATTCTCGCGCTGCTGGAGCAGCAGCCGGGAGATGCGGAGCTGGAGCGCAGGCTGGTCAAAGCCAGCCAGACTATAGATGCCGCCGGTGCCTGGCAGCTGGAGAGCGAGGCCAAGACCGTCCTGACGAAGCTCGGCATTACCGGGTTCGATGCGCGGATGGAGAGCCTCTCCGGCGGGCAGCGCAAGCGCGTGGCACTGGCAGCTGCGCTGATTACACCTTCGGAGCTGCTGATTCTGGATGAGCCTACGAACCATATTGATACGGATTCCGTAGCCTGGCTGGAGCAGTATCTGCAGAAGCGGCGCGGCGCGCTGCTGATGGTTACGCATGACCGGTATTTCCTGGAGAGAGTAGCGGGAGTAATGCTGGAGTTGGACGGCGGGAATCTGTACCGCTACGAAGCGAACTATTCCCGCTTCCTGGAGCTGAAGGCGGAACGCGAGGAACGCGAGGCCTCGGAGGAGCAGAAGCGCAAGAATCTGCTGCGCACCGAGCTGGCCTGGATCCGCCGCGGAGCCAAGGCCCGCTCAACCAAGCAGAAGGCGCGGATTGACCGCTTCGAGAAGCTGAAGGCTAGCGTGGGCGGGGCTTCCTCCTCTTCGCTGGATATCTCCGTGGCCTCCACCAGACTGGGCCGCAAAATCATCGAAATTCAGAATCTCACAAAATCACTGGACGGCCGGACCTTGATCAAGGATCTGTCCTATATCGCTGTGCCGCAGGACCGGGTCGGGATTGTCGGCAAGAACGGCAGCGGCAAATCGACCCTGCTGAACCTGATTGCGGGCAAGCTTACGCCTGACAGCGGCCAGGTGGAGCTGGGGGCCACCGTCAAGCTCGGCTACTTCACTCAGGAGCATCAGGATATGGACCTTAGCCTGCGGGCGATTGAATATGTGAAGGAAGAGGCGGAGATCATCAGAACGGCGGACGGCAGTGTCATCACTGCGGCGCAAATGCTTGAACGCTTCCTTTTCCCGCCAGCCATGCAGTGGACCCCAATCTCCAAGCTCTCCGGCGGCGAGAAAAGACGTCTGTACCTGCTGCGCGTCCTTATGGGTGCCCCGAACGTGCTGCTGCTGGATGAGCCGACAAATGATCTGGATATCGGCACACTTGCTGTGCTGGAGGATTACCTGGATGAATTCCCGGGCGTCGTCTTCACCGTATCGCATGACCGCTACTTCCTGGACCGGACGGTGGATAAGCTGATTGCCTTCGAGGAAGGGACGATCCGCCTGCATGTCGGGGACTATACGGAATATGAAGAGTGGCTGGCGAAGAACGTGCCGTCCGCTGTAGGCGGGAGCTCCGGCAAGGCAGACACCGGCTCCGGACGCACGGGCTCCGGCGCCCCGGAAGGCGGGCAGGCTCCGGCAGCCGCCGCGCCGCGCGAGAAGCTGAAGTTCACCTTCAAGGAGCAGCGCGAATATGAGGGAATCGATGAGGCGATCGAGCAGGCGGAGCAGCATCTGGCCGACATTACGGCACAGATGGAGGCGGCCTTCGCTGACTCCGGCAGGCTGCAGGAGCTGGTAGAGCAGCAGCGGCAGGGAGAGGCTGAACTGGAGCGGCTGATGGAGCGCTGGACCTATCTGAACGAGCTGGCTGAGAAGATCGCCGGGAAGTAACATAAGGGAGAGATAAATAAGAAGGAAGGAGCCAGTAACCGTGAACCATTCAATCGAAGCCGCTGTGGCGCTGCGCTCCTCCGGCCGCGCGGAAGAGGCCAGGGCGATGCTGCTTCAGCTACTGCCGGCAGATAGCAGCAATGCAGAGCTGCATTATCAGCTGGCGTGGACGCATGATGTCCTGGGCCTGGAGCGTGAGGCGGTGCCCTATTACGAGCAGAGCCTTGCTCTGGGTCTGCCGGATGATGAGCAGAAGGCAGGGGCTATGCTGGGCCTGGGCAGCACCTACCGGACGCTGGGGCAGTATGCCGAGTCCCGGGCGCTGCTGGAGCAGGGTGTCCTTGAATTCCCGCAGCGTGCGGAATTTAAGGCTTTTCTGGCGATGGCCCTGCATAATCTCGGTGCGCACACGGAGGCGATGGAGCTGCTGCTTAAGCTGCTTGCGGATTCCTCCGCCGATGCGGGCATCCAGGATTACAAGAAGGCGATCATGTTCTATGCAGATAAGCTTGAGCAGGTATGGCCTTAACCGCAATATAACCGAAAAAGAGCTGCACCAGCCATTCACATGAGCCGGTGCAGCTCTTTTTGTTGTATTTCTATTTATGCCTGGCTATCGCCAGCTCTCAGTTCGTGCCGACATAAGCGGCCAGCAGTTTGGCTGTGTTGAGCACAGCATCTTTGTGGGTCCGCTCCATGGAATGGGAGGCATGGACGCCTGGACCGATCAGCGCGGCCCGGATGTTGTTGCCGCCGCGCAGGGCGGCAGAGGCGTCTGAGCCGTACTGCGGATAGATGTCTACCGCGAACGGAATCGCCAGAGCATTCGCCAGCTCAATCATCCGGCTGGTCATCGTATAGTCATACGGGCCGGAGGAATCCTTGGCGCAGATTGAGACATCGGTCTCCTTGCAGCTCAGGTCATCGCCCATTGCGCCCATATCGACGGCAATCATCTCGTGGATTCCGTCGGGAATCCAGGCTGCGCCGTGCCCGACCTCTTCATAATTGGAGATGAGCAGGGACAGGTTATGCAACGGCTTCCAGCCTTCGCGGCGGATGCTCTCCAGCAGCCCGAACAGGGCGGCTACGCTGGCTTTGTCGTCCAGATGGCGGGATTTGATATATCCGCTTGGCGTAAGCACAGGACGGGCATCGAACGAGATGAAGTCGCCGACAGCAATGCCCAGCTTGAGCACATCGTCTTTGGTCGAGACCCGTTCATCGATACGGATCTCCATATTCTCTTCGGAACGCTTGAACTCACGCGCATCGGCATAGACATGCACCGAAGGGTGGCTGGTAAGAATCGTACCGGTATAGGTTAATCCGCTGCGCGTATGGATGATGCAGTATTCATTCTCAATACTGTGCATGCTGAACCCGCCTACCGAGGTCAGGCGGAGCGTGCCATTAGGCTTAATAGAGCGGACCATCGCGCCGAGCGTATCCACATGGGCGCTGATGCCGATAGTGCGGGAAGGATCCAGTCCGGGCACAGTGAGAATCGCGCCGCCTTTTTCGTTCCAGCTTAGCGGAATGTCCAGTGCAGCCGCCTCTTCAGCGACCAGGGCCATCGCCTGGGCGGTGAAGCCGCTGGGACTGGGCGTGTTAAGCAGCTTTTGGAGCAGGGTAAGAATATATTCTTCGTTGGGATGAATGGTAAGCAAGGGGGTTCCTCCTATTCGTTATATGGGTTATCTCTGAGCGGGTTCCTCCGTCTGGAGGGGGTCATCCTGAACGCCTGGCACATCCATAACATTACCGGCATCACTGAGCTTGGCCAGCTCTGTCTTCAGGCTCTTAATTTCCTTCTGCAGCTTATACTGGCGGTAGATGCCGTAAGAACCGACGACCACGCCGCCAATCAGCGCGCAGCCCAGAATTATCAGAATCAGCGGGATGCTGACCACATCGAAGCCGAAATTAACCGGCACCGGATCAACGTTCATTACTGCGAATATTGCAGTCAACAGGGCAAAGATCAAACCTAATATTAGCGACCACTGAAATCTCATATGAATTCCTCCTCGGTTCGGTGTGACAAACTAAATCCCTTGCCCGGGTAGGGCAAGGGATTACTGTTATCCTAAGCGCTCCGGCTTATTTGGTCAACTGCTCCATCTGCTCAATTACATTCTCGAAGACGCTCATCGCTTCGCGTATCGGTTCAGGCGAGGACATGTCAACGCCGGCCTTGGCCAGGATATTGATCGAATAATCACTGCCGCCGCTCTTCAGGAAGCCGAGGTAACGGTCCACCGCCGGTTTGCCCTCCTCCAGAATCTGTTTGGAGAAGCTCGTCGCCGCCGAGAAGCCGGTAGCATATTTATAGACATAGAAGCTGTTATAGAAATGCGGAATCCGCGCCCATTCCATCTCGATGTCCTTATCGACCACCATATCCTTGCCGTAATACTTGACGTTCAGGTCGTAGTAAATGGCGGACAGATCCTGCGGAGTCAGCGCTTCGCCATCCTCGGCACGCTGGTGGATAATCTTCTCGAATTCAGCGAACATCGTCTGCCGGAACACCGTGGTGCGGAACTGGTCGGCGTAATAGGTGAGCAGGTACATTTTCTCCTTCGGATCGGTAGACTTCTTCAGCAGATAATCCATCAGCAGGGCCTCGTTGGTCGTGGAAGCCACCTCCGCCAGGAAAATCGTGTATTGCGCATCCCGGTACTTCAGCGCCGTGTCCGAATAGTACGAATGCAGGGCATGACCCATCTCATGGGCCAGCGTGAACATGCTGTTCAGGTTATCGTTGTGGTTCAGCAGCACGTACGGGTGGGTGCCGTAAGCTCCCCAGCTGTAAGCGCCGGTGCGTTTGTTCTCGTTCTCATACACATCAATCCAGCCGTTATCATACCCTTGCTGCAGTACGCTCAGATAATCCTCGCCCAGCGGCTTAAGGCCTTCCTTGGTGATCTTCTTGGCTTCATCGAACGTGATGTCCAGCTTGTATTCGTCCACGAGCGGAGCGAACAGATCATACATATGTAGCTCATCCACACCCAGCAGCTTCTGGCGCAGCTTCATATAACGGTGCATCAGCGGCAGGCTCTCATGGATGGTATCAATCAGGTTCGTGTAGACTTCCTTCGGAATATTGTCGCCATAGAGGGACATTTCCAGCACGGAAGGGTATTTGCGGACACGGGAGTAGAACACGTTCTTGTTCACATTCGCGCTCAGCGTGGCGGCAATGGTGTTCTTCTGCTTGGCGTAAGTGTCGTAGACCGCCTTGAAGGCATTCTTGCGCACCTCACGGTCCGGACTTTCAAGGAACTGAATATAGCTGCCATGGGTCAGCTCGACTTCCTTGCCTTCTTCGTTCTTGATCTTCGGGAACTTCAGGTCCGCATTGTTCAGCATGCCGAACACGGTCTGCGGGGCCTGGGCCAGCGTACCGACCTGAGCGAGCAGGGCTTCCTCCGCCTTGGACAGCACATGCGCCTTCTCGCGCTTCATTTCCGTCAGTGTGAAGGTGTAATCAGACAGGGAAGGATCAGCGATGAACTGGTCCAGTGTTGCGTCAGGCAGGGCCAGAATCTCCGGTGTCACAAAAGAAAGGGCTTCTCCGGCTTCCACGCCCAGCTTCTTGGCCTTCTGGGAGAGCGCCTGATACTTCGGAGCGGCTGTGTCCTCATCCTGGCGCATATGCGCATAGACATAGAGGCGTTCAGTCAGGAGCGACATTTTGTCGTCCAGCTCGAAGCACTTCTTGAGGGTATCGGCCGAATCCAGCTTACCCTGGAAGGCGGCGGCGCTGGCAATCAGCTCTTTGACTTCCTTATATTCGGCATCCCACTGCTCCTCTGAAGCAAACATATCTTCAAGCTTCCAGCGGTTCTCGGCGGGCACTTCACTTCTCTTAGGTAATTGTTCCATGGAAATCCTCCTCGGTTGTTGGGATGCGGCTGGCCTGCTCAGCAGCTGCGGGGCTGCCGGCGGCAGATTCCCCTGCAGCAGACTGAGCGCCAGCAGAAGCGGGAGAGATTTGGCAATAACGGACATGGCGGCAGCCTCCTGTATTCATAGGTCCGCTTAGTATGTCCAGCCAATTCCTCTTTATGAAAAATCCGGTCTGCCCGGCGGTGTCAGGCCAGCAGACTGTAAATAATGAAGACAAAAGCCAGCGCAATCATAATCACTGCGGTTAGCGCCATGCCGCGTTTGAACCGCTGGGGCATTCTGTCCTTGCTCATAATCAGTACAGCGCCCAGACACAGAACAGCGATGATATAGATAACAAGACTCTCGTTATTCATATCTGCCTACACCTGTTTGAAGGCGGCGATAATATTATGGTATTCTTCCTCATTATCCTTGTAGGACTCTTTATTGAAGCGGTTGTTCACCCACTGCATCATGGCCGGACGGCTCATGAAGGTATGCGTCTCTTCGCCCCACTGATCGGATATTTCGCGGAGGATAATGTAACGTCCCTGAACCTCGACCGTCATCATGTTCCACTTGTCTGTTTTGTATATTTCATGTTTTTTGATCATTTTCATTACCACCCTGGCGATTTTTGGCTTTTGGCTCAATGATAACGCACCGGAGAAGGGAAAAGCAAATGAAATCAAGAATTCAGGGAAATGATGGATTGCTTTACAGGTATAGATAGAGTATAATATAGATATTCGCCATATATGGCGGTATTTTTAGGAGGTTGTTCATTTGAAAGGTACAGTAAAATGGTTTAACGCAGAAAAAGGTTATGGTTTCCTTCAAGTAGAAGGCGGCGAAGATGTATTCGTTCACTTCTCAGCTATTCAAGGCGAAGGCTTCAAGACATTGGATGAAGGCCAAGCGGTAGAATTCGATGTAACTGAAGGCAATCGCGGTCCACAGGCAGCGAACGTAGTTAAATTATAAGATTCGGCGCAGACAGAGCTTCTGTCAGCCGCAATATATATATTTGATGCAGCACGCACTGGCATGAGTAGCATCAGGCAACTTAAGCAGCACAGTTCCTTCGGGGGCTGTGTTTTTTTATTGTTATGGATCGCGATGGTGTGAGGGGCGGATGTAGTCGAAAAACCAACCACATGGGCTTGCCCGGCCAGGCTCTCACCCGGTCCGGGCAACATAAACTACAATGAAGTTTTGGACTTGTTCCGCAGCGGCCGGGATATACCGCCGCCGGTATCCAGCAGATGCCGGAGCAGGAAGCCGGCGAAGGCCAGGATGGAGAAGCCGGTGGCCACTACATAGAAGATAACCCGCCCGGCATCCTGGTAGACGATTCCGCCGAAGGTGCCACTGAGCAGCCCTGCTCCGCTGGACCAGACCACCGTGAACAGCGCCATGCCCGTTGCCCGGAGATGATCGGGGATCATCCGTGTGATGTAGCGCACGGCAGTGACATAATAGATGCCGAACGAGACGCTGTGCATCGCCTGTATGGCCACAACCATACCCGGCTCCTGGACCAGCGCCATCAACAGGAAGCGTAGCGTGAACATCAGGCTGGCAAAAGCGAGCAGCGGCAGCTCCTTGAACCTGTCGCCGTATTTGCTGAGCAGGAAGAAGACCGGGATTTCGCTGAGCGCAGAGGCCAGGAGCGCCCAGCCCACAATCTCATCGCCCGCATTCATCCCCTTGAGGCTGATGGTCAGGAAGGCCTCGTTCATCCGGTAGCCGATGGCAAGCAGGAAGACGGAGCCGAAGAACCACAGCACTTCCTTTTGCAGCAGAATCTGCCGGAGTCCGGCTCCCTTAAGCGGCTGGTCCGGGTCTGGAGCTTCATCGTCCGGTGTCACAGTCCCCGAGGGCTCGCTGCGTTTCACATCCTTAAGTCCCAATGTAATCAGCAGCGCAGTTACAACGATTACAATACAGATCGCCACGCTGTACTCAGGACCCAGAGCTCTGAGCACATAGCCGATGGTCAGGGCGAAGAACGAATATCCCAGAGAGCCGAACACACGGATGGCGATGAAGTTGCGTCCGTGCCGCTGGGCGATTCGGATTGCCATCGTATCTGCAAGCGGAAATACAGGGTAATAGAAGAAATAGAAACAGGATAAGATAAGCAGTACGCCGGAGAAACTGGTGGCCTGGAACAGAATAATCGCGGTTACGAGCTGCCCGCCAAGCAGCAGAGCCATAATCTTACGTACCGTACCGAGCCGGTCACTCATCATACTCCAGAAGAGATTCGAGAGAATGGAGATTAGCGGGCCTACGGAGTAGAGCAGACCCATCTGCGGACTGCTGAAGCCTAAATGCGCATAGAATAAGGGGAAATAAGACACAACCAGCACACTGGTGCCGTACAGCGTAAACATAAAGGACCGCAGCCAGTTCTGGTCGCTGTACTGGCCGCTGCGATGTCCTGTATTCATGAATTGCACTCCTCCGGATACAGCAATAGTTGAATTTTAACCTTTGTCAGGCCGAATGGCTAATAGTATAACACATAACAAGAGGGCCATGGGCCTTGTTAAATATCATTTTTCTGAATCTTTCAAGCTTTTGCGAAAGTGATTTTGTTGTTTGTACAAATACGCTCTGCATATTATAATAATGATGATTTGGATAAGGAGACAACAATGTGGAGGCACTGTCATTGAATGAATTTGAGCAAGGCCGTTACCTGAGTCCGCGCGGTCCGATTGGACTGATGAACAGGGTCTACAAGTACGTGCTGCCGGAAGTGCGATCATGTCTCGATTTCTGGCGCAAGGATGCAGCAGGGATTCCTGATCCCGAGCTCCGCAAGCAAGCGCTTGCCAGCATTGAAACGAAGCAGTTTCATTGCGAGGGCGGCGGAATCTATGCCGCCGGCAATTTGTCGATGAGACATATACTGATTCCGCTAATTGTTGCTTATCAGACGATCAGTGATTATTTGGACAACCTGTGCGACCGCAGTACTTCGCTTGATCCTGCCGATTTCCGGCTGCTGCACCAGTCCATGCTGGATGCAATTACCCCCGGGGCAGAGCTGGTGAATTATTACGCGCTGCGCACCGAGCAGAATGACGGCGGATATCTGCACAGACTGGTGCTGACCTGCCAGGAGATGACCGCCAAGCTTCCCGGATATGGTGCGGCTGCTGAAGAGATTCGTCATCTGGCCGTATTATACACCGATCTCCAGGTCTACAAGCACATCCACCCGGAGCTGAGGGAAGCTGCTCTGAAGGAATGGTGGGAGAAGGAGGGCCATCTCGCGCCTCATCTCCAGTGGAACGAGTTCGCGGCCGCAACCGGTTCAACCCTTGGCGTATTCATGCTTTTTCTGGCTTCCTGCGATCCGGGGCTGAGCCTCTCTGCAGCGGCTTCCATTCGTGCTGCCTACTTCCCGCATGTGTGCGGACTGCACATTATGCTGGATTACCTGATTGACCAGGACGAAGACCGGGCAGGCGGAGATCTCAATTTCTGCAATTATTATGACGATACGGAGACGATGCTGAACCGGATAGCTTCCATCGTGGAGTGGGCCCGCCGGGATGTCGCTGATCTTCCCGAGACCTCTATGCACCGTATGGTCATCGAAGGGCTTCTGGCACTTTATTTATCCGATCCGAAGGTCAGGGAACAGCGGGAGGTCCGTCTGGTGTCCCGGCGGCTGATGAGAAGAAGCCCGCTGACCCGGCTGTTCTTCTTCGTCAACAGCCGGTGGATACGCAAACACATGTATTAATTGGATTCAGATGCAGCCGGAACATGCTCCCTCCAGGAGAGAACCGGCGCAATTTTAAGGAGGAACTTACAGAATGTCAAACGTCAAAAAAATTGCAGTACTAACCAGCGGAGGCGACTCCCAGGGCATGAACGCCGCTGTGCGTGCAGTAGTCCGCAGCGCGATCTACTTCGGGATTGAAGTGTTCGGCATCCAGCGCGGCTATCAGGGCCTGCTGAACCGTGATATTTTCCCGATGGATCTGCGCAGTGTCGGCGACATCATCCAGCGCGGAGGTACGATTCTGCAATCGGCACGCTGTCTGGAGTTCTTGAAGCCTGAAGGCCAGCAGAAGGGGGCCGACATTCTTAACGAGCTGGGCATCGACGGCCTGGTCGTTATCGGCGGCGACGGCTCTTATCAAGGGGCCAACAAGCTCAGCAAGCTGGGCATCAAGACTATGGCTCTGCCGGGTACAATTGATAATGATATTTCGTTTACGGAT
This region of Paenibacillus sp. FSL K6-1096 genomic DNA includes:
- the pepF gene encoding oligoendopeptidase F, which gives rise to MEQLPKRSEVPAENRWKLEDMFASEEQWDAEYKEVKELIASAAAFQGKLDSADTLKKCFELDDKMSLLTERLYVYAHMRQDEDTAAPKYQALSQKAKKLGVEAGEALSFVTPEILALPDATLDQFIADPSLSDYTFTLTEMKREKAHVLSKAEEALLAQVGTLAQAPQTVFGMLNNADLKFPKIKNEEGKEVELTHGSYIQFLESPDREVRKNAFKAVYDTYAKQKNTIAATLSANVNKNVFYSRVRKYPSVLEMSLYGDNIPKEVYTNLIDTIHESLPLMHRYMKLRQKLLGVDELHMYDLFAPLVDEYKLDITFDEAKKITKEGLKPLGEDYLSVLQQGYDNGWIDVYENENKRTGAYSWGAYGTHPYVLLNHNDNLNSMFTLAHEMGHALHSYYSDTALKYRDAQYTIFLAEVASTTNEALLMDYLLKKSTDPKEKMYLLTYYADQFRTTVFRQTMFAEFEKIIHQRAEDGEALTPQDLSAIYYDLNVKYYGKDMVVDKDIEMEWARIPHFYNSFYVYKYATGFSAATSFSKQILEEGKPAVDRYLGFLKSGGSDYSINILAKAGVDMSSPEPIREAMSVFENVIEQMEQLTK
- a CDS encoding MFS transporter, whose translation is MNTGHRSGQYSDQNWLRSFMFTLYGTSVLVVSYFPLFYAHLGFSSPQMGLLYSVGPLISILSNLFWSMMSDRLGTVRKIMALLLGGQLVTAIILFQATSFSGVLLILSCFYFFYYPVFPLADTMAIRIAQRHGRNFIAIRVFGSLGYSFFALTIGYVLRALGPEYSVAICIVIVVTALLITLGLKDVKRSEPSGTVTPDDEAPDPDQPLKGAGLRQILLQKEVLWFFGSVFLLAIGYRMNEAFLTISLKGMNAGDEIVGWALLASALSEIPVFFLLSKYGDRFKELPLLAFASLMFTLRFLLMALVQEPGMVVAIQAMHSVSFGIYYVTAVRYITRMIPDHLRATGMALFTVVWSSGAGLLSGTFGGIVYQDAGRVIFYVVATGFSILAFAGFLLRHLLDTGGGISRPLRNKSKTSL
- a CDS encoding tetraprenyl-beta-curcumene synthase family protein, translated to MNEFEQGRYLSPRGPIGLMNRVYKYVLPEVRSCLDFWRKDAAGIPDPELRKQALASIETKQFHCEGGGIYAAGNLSMRHILIPLIVAYQTISDYLDNLCDRSTSLDPADFRLLHQSMLDAITPGAELVNYYALRTEQNDGGYLHRLVLTCQEMTAKLPGYGAAAEEIRHLAVLYTDLQVYKHIHPELREAALKEWWEKEGHLAPHLQWNEFAAATGSTLGVFMLFLASCDPGLSLSAAASIRAAYFPHVCGLHIMLDYLIDQDEDRAGGDLNFCNYYDDTETMLNRIASIVEWARRDVADLPETSMHRMVIEGLLALYLSDPKVREQREVRLVSRRLMRRSPLTRLFFFVNSRWIRKHMY
- a CDS encoding cold shock domain-containing protein, producing MKGTVKWFNAEKGYGFLQVEGGEDVFVHFSAIQGEGFKTLDEGQAVEFDVTEGNRGPQAANVVKL